The Vulcanimicrobium alpinum sequence CCGGGGTGCGACTGATCGCGACGCAGTCGGTGGGCTACGACAACGTCGACCTGGCCGAACTGCACCGGCGCGGCATCGCGTTCACCAACTCGCGCGGTTCGCTCATCGAAGCGGTCGCCGACATTTCGTACCTGCTCGTGATCGCGGCGATGCGCGGAATCGCGCGCGGGATCAATTGGGTGCGCGACGGCCGCTGGCTGCAGCACGGCGACATGCCGTTCGGCCGCGACCTGGACGGCGCAACGCTCGGGATCGTCGGTCTCGGCGACATCGGCAGCGCGCTCGCACGCCGCGCGCGCGTAAGCGGGATGCGGGTGATCTACGCGAATCGCACGCCGCGCAGCGACGACGCCGCGAACGGAAACGCCTATCGCACCTTCTCCGCCCTGCTCGGCGAGGCCGACTGCGTCGTCGCGCTCGTCCCGCTCACGCCGCAGACACGCGGGATGTTCGACGCGCAGGCGTTCGCCGCGATGAAGCCGAGCGCCGTCTTCGTCAACGTCGCGCGCGGCGCCGTCGCCGACACCGCGGCCTTGCTGCACGCGCTCGAGGCGAAGCAGATCGCGGGCGCCGCGCTCGACGTGACCGATCCGGAACCGTTGCCGCACGATCATCCGCTCGTCGGCCGCGACGACGTGCTGATCGTCCCGCACGTCGGAAGCGCGACCGTCGAGACGCGCACCCGGATGGCGATGGTCGCCGCCGAGAACGTGATCGCGTACTTGGACGGCAAGCCGCTGCTCACGGCGGTGGAAGGCTTCGGCCGCCCCAGCGAGTAGGACGTTTGGATGCCCTTTGCACCGCGGCGCGCCGTCGCGCTCTCCGTGTGCACGTTCGCGTGCGTGTCCGTGGCCGTCGCGAGCGCCGCGGCGTCGCGCTTCGGCGGCCCGTTCTATTCCGTCGAGGCGAGCACGTTCAACTACAATTTGGGTACCGGCGCGTTCGCGGTCCCCGCGCACGTCACGATCCGGCGGCCGGGGCTCGAGGCGGCCGCCGACGGCGCGAGCGGGAACGTCCGCGACGGCCGCGCGCAGCTGCGCGGCAACGTGCGCGTCCACGACGCCGGCGGAAAGGCGAGCCCGCAGGGCCCCAAGGCGGAACCCGCGACGCTCACCTGCGACCAGCTCGACATCGACGGCAAGGCCGACACCTACCGCGCGACGGGCCATCCGAAGTACGACGCGACCACGCGCCACGCGAGCGCCGACACGATGCTCTACAACCGCAAGAGCCGCACGCTGCACCTCGAAGGCGACGTCACCGTCGTCGAAAACGCGACGATCGTGCACGGCGCGACGATCGACCTCGACTTGAAGAAGGGCGAGACGACTGCCGTCGGATCGCCGGTCACGATCACCCGTCCGGCGACGACGAGCCCGTCCGCCGCGCCCAACCCGTCGCCGAACCCGTCGCCGTCGCCGAAACGCTAACGGTCAGCTGTTGTGCGCGGTAGTCGACGATGCGGCGCAGGTTGCACTTGAAATGGCCGTGATAGACGGCATCGAAGCGGATCAGCGTGACGAAGAGGCGCCAAGCTGTCTCCACCGGCGCGGCGCCGAAAAGATAGCGTGAGCCGGCCAGCCGCGCGTCGAGTGCGTCGAGGGTCTCGAAGACCCGGTAGGCGGTGCTCTCGTTCGCCGCCTGCGAGGATGCGAAGCCCGCACGATAGACGCCGTCGTCGATCGTTTCGTAGATCGCGTCGTTGAGCGCATCGATCTCGCCGCGCAGCGAGACCGGATAGAGAGCGAGTTCGGGCTTTCGCGCGAACGCGTCGAACTCGGTTTCGAACATGCGCATGATGTCGTCGTCGGAGTTGCTGACGATCGCGTGCGCGTGCGTGTCCCACAGCACCGGAACGGTCACCCGCCCGTGATAGTGCGGGTCAGTCGCGCGATACGCCTCGGCGAGATAGGTGAAACCGTTGGCCGGATCCGGCGTCGCGCCGGGAACATCGCGAAACGCCCAGCCCGATTCGTCGCGGATCGGGTCGACGACCGACATCGCGATTGCGTCCTCGAGCCCCTTGAGGCGGCGGACGATGATCGTGCGGTGCGCCCATGGACACGCCAGCGAGACGTAGAGGTGATAGCGTCCCGCGCTCGCCGGGAGTCCGGAGTTTCCGTCCGCGGAGATCCACCGGCGGAACGCGTCCTGCTGGCGGACGAAGCGGCCGTCCTCGGACTGTCTACCAGCCTTCCGTTCCCGGTTCGCCCTTGATCGGGCCGGTGAGATTCTGCGTCACCCAACCGCCGTAGAAACCGCCGGGCTGCGAGCGGACCCGTTCGTCGCCAAGGAAGCACGCGTCCATCCGCGAGGCGTAGAACGCGAACCACCCGGCGACGCGCTCGTATCCCATCCCCAAATCCGTCAGCGGTGCGGGATAGCTCCACGCGCCGTGCGCGGCCGTGCGGCCGCCGGCGCGCACGTCGTATGCGTACGCCGCGCCCTTCCACTCGCAAACGGTCCAGTGCTCGGTGCGCCGCAGCGCGCCGAGGTCGCAGTCGTCGGGCGGGAGATAATAGCACGGCGCGCCGGCCGTTTCGACGATCCGCAGCGCGCGCGTCGTTCGTGCTATCGTGACGCCGCCGAGTTCGACGCGTACCGGCAGCGCGACGGACTCGACGCGCGGCGGCCGCGGGAAATCCCAGACCGATTCTTGACCGGGGCCGGGGACGATGATGCGCGATGCCGGCGGCCGTCCGCCGGCGTGTACGCGCGCAGCCTGCACGAGCGCGACGAGTTCGGAAGACGAAGGCGGCCGGCGGGAGCGCATCCTTGCTCCTACCGGCCGCGTACCGGACTTCCTACCGATGGGTCAGCGGTCAGCGCTGATACCAGTTGTTGCCGACCACGTCGATTTCGTTGGCGTTGAACGTGTTGCCGTTCCAGTAGCCGTAGATGCGCACGCGTTGCCCGCCGGTGAGGTTCGTCCCGGTCGGATTGATCACGGTGCCGTCGTGCAGCGCCACGTGCGTGCCGTTGGTGAGGTACAGGTTGTACGGCGAGAACGACGCGACCGTCGCGCTCAGCGTCTGGTTCCCGTTGTTGTTGCCGTAGCCGCCGTAACCGCCGTAGTTGCCGTTGCGGTGCGGATTGCCCCGGCCGTGGTTCCAGCCGTAGTGGTGACCCTCGTTGCCCCGATCGTTATCGTCTTCGTCGTCACGATCGCGATGGCGTCCCTGTCCCTGCCACTGTCTGTTGTTGTACTGCCCGTTGTTCCACTGGCCGTTGTTCCACTGGCCGTTGCTCCAGCGCACGCATTGACCCTGATTGTTCCATTGCACGCATTGGTTCGCGTTGGAATTGTTGTCCGGCGCCGCCAGCGCAGCGGTCGGCAGGGCCAGGATCGCGGCCGCCGCGGCGGCGCGGACGAGGGTGTGGGGATTCATGAATAAGTGCTCCTCCTTGGGTGATGACTCGGAAACGTACCGAGTCTCCTGAAAATCCTGGGAAATCGCTGGGAACAAGCGAGGGCTATGCTGCGTACCCGGGGTCCTTGGCGTCGAGCATCCGCCGCAAGGCGCTCCAAGCGAGCTGCGCGACCGGGCCCACACCGCCGCCTACCTGGCGCCGGACGACCTCCTGGACGGATTCGACCGGCCAGTGCAGTTCCGCTCCGCCGGCCAGGGTCGCGATCTGCGTCGCGCATGCCCGCTCGAAGAAGTACATCGTCAGGAACGCGTCGGCGATCGTGGTGCCGCAGGTGAGCGTGCCGTGATTGCGCAGCAGCATCGCGTTTTTGGTGCCGAGATCGGCGACCAGCCGCGGCCGCTCGTCGAGTTCGAGCGCGACGCCTTCGTATTCGTGGTGCGCGATCTGACCGTTGAGCAGCATCGCGGTCTGGTTGATCGGGAGCAGCCCATGCTCTTGCGCGGAGACCGCGACGCCCGCGACCGTGTGCAGGTGCAGCACGCAGGCGACTTCCTCGCGTGCCGCATGGATGGCGCTGTGGATCGTGAAGCCCGCCGGGTTGACGATGTAGGGCGTCGGTTCCACGATGTTCCCGTCGAGATCGATCTTGACCAGAGTCGACGCGCTGATCTCGGAGAAGAGCTGACCGTACGGGTTGATCAGAAAGTGATGGTCGGTGTGGGGGACGCGCGCCGAGATGTGCGTGAAGATGAGATCGTCCCACCCGTAGTGTGCGACGAGGCGATACGCCGCGGCGAGGTCGACGCGAACCCGCCACTCCTCGTCGCTGACGCGCGACCGCAGATCGGAACCGGTGTGGGGAGCGGCAACCGCCATCAGGCACCTCCTCGGGAGCAGGAGGCTTCGTGCGCTGCCCCGCGGCCTCCCCGCGCCGCGGATGCCCCCTTTGGCTGGCGGTACTGGTTGGCGCGGATGTTCTGCGCCGCCAGACGCACGGTTTCGGCGACGCGTTTCGCGCGCGTCGCATCGGTTTTGGCGCTCGCGATCCACCGGAAGATCGCCTTTTTCGTGCTCGGCGGAAAGGCCTCGAAGTAGCCGCGCGCTTGGGGGCTGCGTCGCAGCGCCGCGGCGAGATCGTCGGGGACGGACAGCGATTCGATGGCATCGTACGACGACCACGACCCGTCGCGCTTCGCGGCGTCGACCATCGCCAGCCCGGCCGGCGTCATCCGCCCTTGCGCGATGAGCGCCGCGACCCGCCGCTTATTGATCTGCGACCACGGCGAGCCGGGTTTGCGCGGCGAGAAGAGCCGCATCGTGCGCTCGTCGTCGAGGGTGCGCGGCAGGCTGTCGACCCAGCCGAAGCAAAGCGCTTCGTCGACGACGTCGCCGTAGGGAACGTACGACGAGCCGGTGCTCCGTTTGTAGGTCACCAGCCAGATCGGTCCCGAGTCGGCGTGGTGCTGCGCCAGCCATCTCCGCCACGCCGCTCGGCTGCGGATCGTCACGCGCGGATACTGCTCGAGCCGGCGTTTCGCCGACGGGGGTAGGTCCGTCATGCGGATGGTGACCCGGTCGCTGGGCGAAGGGCTACAACTTTTGTGGAGATGCCCGGCGCGCCCGCGGCTGGTACGGTTACGGAACCGTGGACGACGCGAACAAGGCCGATGCGCGCGCGGCGCTCAAGGCGTTTCTGCGCGACCGGCGCGAGCGCGCGCTCCCAGTCTCGCAGACGCGCGCGCGACGCGGTCCCGGCCTCTCGCGCGAAGACGTCGCGCGCCGCGCGCAGATCACCGCGAAATGGTACGTCCTGATCGAGACGGGGCGGGCCTCCGGCGTCTCGACGAAGACGCTCGACGCGATTGCCGACGCGCTCGCGCTCGACGCCCGCGACCGTCGCGAACTGCACCGCCTTGCCGCCGCGGTCTTCGTGAACCCGCCCGCCGGGGCGCCGTCGAGAAGCGAGCCGCCGCCCAAACCTTGATATTTTCTCACGTGGTCACGTGCGGCCCGCGGCCGTATCCTTCCCTCAGATCACCATCCGCGAGGAACACACCCGATGGCCGCATCCGCCGATCTCGCCGCCAACCACACCGTCCGGCTCGATACGTTCGCACCCAAGCGCATCTTGATAGTCGTCGCCAATGCCGGGATGCACCCGACGCTGCAGTACCCCGTCGGGTTCTGGGCCGCAGAACTTGCCCACCCGTGGTACGAGTTCACGGAAGCCGGGTTCGACGTTACTGTCGCCAGTCCGAAGGGCGGGAAGGTGGAGGTCGACGGCTTCAGCGATCCGCGCGACGCGTCGAAGTGGTCGATCGGCGACATCCTCTCGCTGGGCTTTCTCACCTCGCCCATCTCGGCGCCGCTGCTGGAACGCACGCCGGCGCTCGGCACGCTCGACTTAACCCGGTATGATGCCCTTGCGATCGCGGGGGGACAGTCGCCGATGTTCAGCTTTCGCGACGACGCGGCGCTGCATCACGCGATCCGAACGTTCTACGAATCGAATCGCGTCGTCGCGGCGTACTGCCACGGAACCGCGGCGCTGGTCGACTGCACGCTCAGCGACGGCTCGT is a genomic window containing:
- a CDS encoding glutathione S-transferase family protein, coding for MSPARSRANRERKAGRQSEDGRFVRQQDAFRRWISADGNSGLPASAGRYHLYVSLACPWAHRTIIVRRLKGLEDAIAMSVVDPIRDESGWAFRDVPGATPDPANGFTYLAEAYRATDPHYHGRVTVPVLWDTHAHAIVSNSDDDIMRMFETEFDAFARKPELALYPVSLRGEIDALNDAIYETIDDGVYRAGFASSQAANESTAYRVFETLDALDARLAGSRYLFGAAPVETAWRLFVTLIRFDAVYHGHFKCNLRRIVDYRAQQLTVSVSATATGSATGWARRTGSSSPDG
- a CDS encoding helix-turn-helix domain-containing protein, which gives rise to MDDANKADARAALKAFLRDRRERALPVSQTRARRGPGLSREDVARRAQITAKWYVLIETGRASGVSTKTLDAIADALALDARDRRELHRLAAAVFVNPPAGAPSRSEPPPKP
- a CDS encoding 2-hydroxyacid dehydrogenase codes for the protein MNGVPPAVATAIALPPSVRAALERHAHVFDIIDRPRATWPMSVETAQALLIGSGVKLTGDLLDGLPGVRLIATQSVGYDNVDLAELHRRGIAFTNSRGSLIEAVADISYLLVIAAMRGIARGINWVRDGRWLQHGDMPFGRDLDGATLGIVGLGDIGSALARRARVSGMRVIYANRTPRSDDAANGNAYRTFSALLGEADCVVALVPLTPQTRGMFDAQAFAAMKPSAVFVNVARGAVADTAALLHALEAKQIAGAALDVTDPEPLPHDHPLVGRDDVLIVPHVGSATVETRTRMAMVAAENVIAYLDGKPLLTAVEGFGRPSE
- a CDS encoding class II aldolase/adducin family protein, with the translated sequence MAVAAPHTGSDLRSRVSDEEWRVRVDLAAAYRLVAHYGWDDLIFTHISARVPHTDHHFLINPYGQLFSEISASTLVKIDLDGNIVEPTPYIVNPAGFTIHSAIHAAREEVACVLHLHTVAGVAVSAQEHGLLPINQTAMLLNGQIAHHEYEGVALELDERPRLVADLGTKNAMLLRNHGTLTCGTTIADAFLTMYFFERACATQIATLAGGAELHWPVESVQEVVRRQVGGGVGPVAQLAWSALRRMLDAKDPGYAA
- a CDS encoding type 1 glutamine amidotransferase domain-containing protein, producing the protein MAASADLAANHTVRLDTFAPKRILIVVANAGMHPTLQYPVGFWAAELAHPWYEFTEAGFDVTVASPKGGKVEVDGFSDPRDASKWSIGDILSLGFLTSPISAPLLERTPALGTLDLTRYDALAIAGGQSPMFSFRDDAALHHAIRTFYESNRVVAAYCHGTAALVDCTLSDGSYLVTGKTVTGFANVEEDYSDAYVGATVMPWRIEDALRARGANYVQGGLFKQFVVRDGRLITGQQQYSGRNVARAIVAALGA
- a CDS encoding DUF427 domain-containing protein encodes the protein MQAARVHAGGRPPASRIIVPGPGQESVWDFPRPPRVESVALPVRVELGGVTIARTTRALRIVETAGAPCYYLPPDDCDLGALRRTEHWTVCEWKGAAYAYDVRAGGRTAAHGAWSYPAPLTDLGMGYERVAGWFAFYASRMDACFLGDERVRSQPGGFYGGWVTQNLTGPIKGEPGTEGW
- a CDS encoding YdeI/OmpD-associated family protein, whose translation is MTDLPPSAKRRLEQYPRVTIRSRAAWRRWLAQHHADSGPIWLVTYKRSTGSSYVPYGDVVDEALCFGWVDSLPRTLDDERTMRLFSPRKPGSPWSQINKRRVAALIAQGRMTPAGLAMVDAAKRDGSWSSYDAIESLSVPDDLAAALRRSPQARGYFEAFPPSTKKAIFRWIASAKTDATRAKRVAETVRLAAQNIRANQYRQPKGASAARGGRGAAHEASCSRGGA
- a CDS encoding LptA/OstA family protein; translated protein: MPFAPRRAVALSVCTFACVSVAVASAAASRFGGPFYSVEASTFNYNLGTGAFAVPAHVTIRRPGLEAAADGASGNVRDGRAQLRGNVRVHDAGGKASPQGPKAEPATLTCDQLDIDGKADTYRATGHPKYDATTRHASADTMLYNRKSRTLHLEGDVTVVENATIVHGATIDLDLKKGETTAVGSPVTITRPATTSPSAAPNPSPNPSPSPKR